CGCGCTTGGCCTGCTGATCGGAAGCCGCACCCAATAGAAATCCGCCCTGGGTCTCATCGACATTGCGGAAGTGATGCGTATACAGGACGGGGCATTTGACGCTCGCCAGCATGCGGGCGTGATCGCAGCTTGCGTAAACCGATCCTTCCCAAAAGGCCCGCGCCCATTCCGGATCGTATTCCTTGAGATTTTGCGGGACTTCGCCGCTACCCGAACCTGACATCATCGACATTACATTCGACAACCAGCCCGGTAGCTCCGTTTTGGTGGCTCTCTGCATTGCGGCGAAGTCGCCCACGCTCCACTGATCGCCCAGGTATTTGCTCATAAGCCCAAAGATCGGACCGATGGTCTGGCGGATGGAATGTCCGCAAGCGGGATTGACGTCCGAAGAGAATAGCGGCGGGTCTTCATAAACGGCGCCGCGGATAGTACCGGGCATCGCGTAGGCGGAGAGCCATGCTGCGATCACCCCGCCCGACGAGAGACCGCCGACGACCACGGGCCGCTTAATCGCGAGAGCAATGAACCTCACCATGTCGTTGCCAAAATTGTCGAGGGTATAGCGACCCGGTGTCCGGCTCGATCTTCCCTGCCCGCGCAAGTCAACCGCAAACGCCTCAAAATGCTCGCCGAGCAGGCCCATCGCTTGCTCGTATCCCCACCACGACTCGGTTTGCCCTGGGATAAGTAGGAGCGCCGGCTTGTCTGCAGATCCTGCGACGGCGTAGTTGATCACTGCCTCGCCGGTATCAATGGTTTGTTCTGGAAACGCGTGAGGCACGAAGGTCTCGGCAGGATTGTCTGGGCCGAATCGAAAAGCGCTCATCGTTGGCCTCCTCGTCGCCGGGCGAGCATTAGTGTGCCGGAATACCACCTGTTCTTATCCAATGGAACTCCGTCGTGTTCGACGATCGATTCCGCGTCGCGATCGCACGCCGGCTTGCGAATGAGGCTTTGCCCGCGAAGGTCGAGGTTACGGATTTCGGAATCCGCGCGGCGCTCATCTCACGTATCAGCTACTTGATGGTTGTGACATGCTGATCCGAGTGGATGCCATTCTCGGCGTGGCATTTGCGGAGCGCGAAAGTTAAGGCTGGAGAACGATCGATGTGCCTTGGCATTCCGGGTGAGATCGTGGAGGTCCGCGACGACGACGAATTGCGGATGGGCAAAGTTCGCTTCGGCGGGATCACGCGCGAGGTTTGCCTGGAATATCTCCCGGAAGCGGGTCAAGGCGACTACGTGGTTGTTCACGTAGGCTTCGCGATTTCGAAGATTGATCGCGACGAAGCGCAGCGCACGTACCGCATCCTGGAGGAACTCGGGCAAACCGCCGAGCTTGCTTCGGACCGCGAATCGACGGAGAAGCCGCGATGAAGT
This genomic window from Candidatus Binataceae bacterium contains:
- a CDS encoding alpha/beta hydrolase, with translation MSAFRFGPDNPAETFVPHAFPEQTIDTGEAVINYAVAGSADKPALLLIPGQTESWWGYEQAMGLLGEHFEAFAVDLRGQGRSSRTPGRYTLDNFGNDMVRFIALAIKRPVVVGGLSSGGVIAAWLSAYAMPGTIRGAVYEDPPLFSSDVNPACGHSIRQTIGPIFGLMSKYLGDQWSVGDFAAMQRATKTELPGWLSNVMSMMSGSGSGEVPQNLKEYDPEWARAFWEGSVYASCDHARMLASVKCPVLYTHHFRNVDETQGGFLLGAASDQQAKRVCELVSGAGQQIDYRSFPQMPHSMHGTDPKLFTQLLVEFEGKLRG
- a CDS encoding HypC/HybG/HupF family hydrogenase formation chaperone yields the protein MCLGIPGEIVEVRDDDELRMGKVRFGGITREVCLEYLPEAGQGDYVVVHVGFAISKIDRDEAQRTYRILEELGQTAELASDRESTEKPR